agggaccacctttggtgggaaggtaacagcgttccgtgcacctttggcgttgagtcatgccggacacatgaccacggagacgtctttggacagcgctggcttttcggctttgaaacggcgatgagcaccggcccctagagtcgggaacgactagcacgtatgtgcgaggggaacctttacctttaccttaccagcCAGTACAGGTGGCAAATTGGTTTGCACGGCAGAGAGTAAGATAATGGAGGAGAATCTACGTgtccccaggataatgttgcaggatccattctgggtcggtcactgggagcAGAGATTTTGTCTTCCGAGTTTTCGGATTTcgcgctggagcccatcctcgggAAAGTTCTCTCTAGCAAAGTGTGTGCTTGTCCTGTGTGCAGCTACTACAAAaaccaaaaacagccagggaagtggttGGAGCTTGGGAAACAGGCCCTTtgtcaatcacttccctggctgctTTTGTGCCTgatcgtccaacaatcttagtattgatgatgttacctagtgtggtaacgagatgtctgcaagaaagcaagcgagctcagagaccaccaaggatctcacagttCTGTTGGTGGGAATCTAGTATCTTACGAACTTTGTGCAATGCCAACCATGCCTTAGCCCAGTCTGTGTCTCAGAAGTCTGTTAAATCCACCCACTCTTGAATATAAGTGAGTCAAGTCTCCACCATTGCATTTAGAttttagagattctcaatcatccaggtcatggttgtcccaaaggtgctttttcgggaggcaactggactttccttgttttttttttcttttgaagacgtttcgcttctcatccaagaagcttcttcagctctgacaggatagtagggaatggaaggatttatattccttgcagacagctggatatttgcatccttttagagggtcgctgaagcacttggaggtttatcggtgtcctcagggtcaccggaGTGGTGCTCCTGGCTCCTGTcgcctgcaatttttttccctctggaaatccacttCTCCTACTCCCACGCCATTCAAAAGGGAGAATTGCAGAGCAAAAAGTCTATAGagcaaaaagtcttcaaaaggaaaatacgaagaagtccagttgcctcctgaaaaagcacctttgggacagccattgttatacagattaaaagaagttggaagggaccttgtaggtcatctagtccaaccccacccactcccgcccaagcagaccctacaccatttctgacagtccagtctcttcttgaaagcttccaatgatgaagctcccacaacttctgaaggcaacttctgttccattggttgattgctctcactgtcagaaaattcctccttatttctaggttgaatctctccttggtcagtttccatccattattccttgtctggccttcaggtgctttggggaatagcttgaccccctcttctctgtggcagccctttaaaTATTGGAAGCTTGTTATCttgcctcccctggtccttctcttcactagattagccatgcccagctcctgcaaccgttcttcatatgttttagcctccagtcccgtaatcatcctggttactcttctctgcactttttctagagtctcaacatcttttttatagtgtggtgaccaaaactggatgcaggattctaggtgtggccttactaggacTTTATAGAGCGGTATTGGTACCTCGCTtcgtcttgattgtatccctctgttaatgcaatttaggaccgcattggcttttttggctgccgccacagaCCGTTTGCAATTAGTTGATTCCTTGTCTGGAAATCAATTAgttgatttcctgcctgggcagggggttggactagaagacctccaaggtcccttccaactctgttattaagttctgttatgttaataataataatatcagagttggaagggaccttggaggtccaaccacctgcccaggcaggaaaccctacaccatttcagacaaatgactatccaacattttcttaaaaatttccagtgttggagcatttacaacttctgcaggcaaattgttccactgattaattgttctaactgtcaggaaatttctccttagttctaggttgcttctctccttgattaatttccacccgttgcttcttgttctaccctcaggtgctttggagaatagtttgaatcccacttctttgtggcagcccctgagatattggaagactgctatcctgtctcccctagtccttcttttcattaaactaggcataccgagttcctgcaaacgttcttcatatgttttagcctccagtcccctaatcatcttcgttgctcttctctgcactctttctagagtctcaacatcctttttacatcgtggcgaccgaaactggatgcaatattccaagtgtggccttaccaaggccttataaagtggtattaacacttcacgtgatcttgattctatccctctgtttatgcagcccagaactgggttggcttttttggcagctgctgcacacggctggctcatatctaaatggttttccactaggactccaagattcctctcacagttactactattgagcaaggtaccacatatccggtacctgtgtattttgtttttatgttatgttatgttatgttatgttatgttatgttatgttatgttatgttatgttatgttatgttatgttatgttatgttatgttatgattcaaACATCCCAACCGTATCTAGTGGACTTTACTCTTTAGAACCCAAACTGCATTTTTTCCATATACCGTATTAAGAGAATTGGGTTCAATAGATCATGTAAACCTGTGCAAATCTTCTTGTCTAGATCAAGGACATCTCATCTCAAGGACCCCGTTTCCAGTCAAACAAGATGATTTTCTTCTGGCGCTCAGCGGTCTTCTCCCTCACCATCTCCTTGGTCTGGTGTGGCATCAAGGATCTTCACGGTCACTTTGATCAGGTGGGCGAGGGGGCCCAGTCCCTCCAGGCTCGTGGCCTTCTCAGGAACGAAACCCTTCGGGTGACGAACCTGTCCCCCGAATTCCATCAAGAAAACACGGTGACCAACGACTTGAgcgtggaagaggaggaggaggaggactacctGGACTTCGACAAGATCTTAAGCGAAGATGATGACTACATCGATATCATCGACAGCATTCCAGATGCGATTTCTTACGTCGACCAAGGAAATGTGCTGGCTCTCTTTCGTGGGAAGACCAGAATCCAACGCCTCAACATCCTGAATGCTTACTTTGGCTTCAACCTCTACCGAAGCATTCGGGACCACGTCAACTCTTCCGATAATATCTTCCTGGCTCCGGTTGGTATCTCCACCGCCATGGCCATGCTTTCGTTGGGACTGAGAGGTCAAACCCTGGAGGAAGTCTTGGATGTCCTAGGTTTTGAAGACTTTGTGAACGCCAGTTCCACGTACGACTACACGACGACTCACAACCTCTTCCACAAACTCACGCACCGGCTCTTCCGGAGAAATTTTGGCTACACCCTCCGGTCGGTCAACGACCTCTACGTCCAAAGGCAGTTTTCCATCCTGAGTGAGTTCAAGGACAATATGAAAAAATACTATTTTGCCGAGGCTCAGCTGGCTGATTTCTCTGat
This genomic stretch from Ahaetulla prasina isolate Xishuangbanna chromosome 15, ASM2864084v1, whole genome shotgun sequence harbors:
- the SERPIND1 gene encoding heparin cofactor 2 — translated: MLTLPAQHNLVGEKTMETTIKDISSQGPRFQSNKMIFFWRSAVFSLTISLVWCGIKDLHGHFDQVGEGAQSLQARGLLRNETLRVTNLSPEFHQENTVTNDLSVEEEEEEDYLDFDKILSEDDDYIDIIDSIPDAISYVDQGNVLALFRGKTRIQRLNILNAYFGFNLYRSIRDHVNSSDNIFLAPVGISTAMAMLSLGLRGQTLEEVLDVLGFEDFVNASSTYDYTTTHNLFHKLTHRLFRRNFGYTLRSVNDLYVQRQFSILSEFKDNMKKYYFAEAQLADFSDPTFIKNANERIMKLTKGLIRDALVNIHPETLMMILNCLYFKGTWENKFPVEATHKQTFRLNEKETVKVPMMKIKASFLATEDNELDCRVLQLPYVGNISMLIVLPYKLSGLKVLENQISPQVVERWQKSMTNRTREVVMPRFKLEKSYDLIENLKAMGIEELFTPSGNYSGISEEKITINKFNHQGTITVNEEGTEAASVTTVGFMPLSAQIRFVIDHPFLFLIYEHRTSCLLFMGRVCNPSKR